Proteins encoded together in one Rhizobium sp. 11515TR window:
- a CDS encoding sensor histidine kinase — MNRVPFLLVDDLEENLLALEALLRRDDVLLLKARSGDQALELLLKHDVALALVDVHMPGLNGFELAELLRGNERTRHIPIIFVTAGSGDTRPRFRGYEAGAVDFIQKPIEPDVLRSKVAVFHELFRQRQQLAAQRDALAAQAEALKGAARDKDLLLREINHRIKNLFSLTSGLISLSAKSAASAADLANELRSRLQALARAHELTLPDLSGNGELAAAATTVKTLLRAILAPYEHEQGAKIIIQGSDHPLEGKALTSFALLMHELVTNSAKYGALSAPDGALTVDLSVTGSLLHLLWGESNSPGPSQPSLREGFGTMLEKAALTGLNGSMTKDWHDAGLRLSLDVPVSALLNSELR, encoded by the coding sequence ATGAATCGGGTTCCATTTCTTCTTGTCGATGATCTCGAGGAAAATCTCTTGGCCCTGGAGGCCTTGTTGCGCCGTGATGACGTTCTTCTGCTGAAAGCGCGATCGGGCGATCAGGCACTGGAATTACTATTAAAGCATGACGTCGCTCTTGCGCTGGTGGACGTCCACATGCCCGGCTTAAACGGTTTCGAGCTTGCCGAGCTGCTGCGTGGAAACGAGCGTACTCGCCACATTCCGATCATCTTCGTCACGGCTGGCTCTGGCGATACCCGGCCGCGATTTCGGGGTTACGAGGCGGGTGCCGTCGACTTCATCCAAAAGCCGATCGAGCCTGACGTTTTGCGAAGCAAGGTCGCGGTCTTTCATGAACTTTTCCGCCAAAGGCAGCAGCTTGCTGCCCAACGTGACGCACTCGCCGCGCAGGCGGAAGCACTCAAAGGCGCGGCGCGAGACAAGGACCTCTTGCTGCGTGAGATCAACCATCGTATCAAGAATCTCTTCAGCCTTACCTCCGGGCTGATCTCATTGAGCGCCAAGTCAGCGGCTAGCGCGGCCGACCTGGCAAACGAGTTGAGGTCACGCCTCCAAGCGCTGGCGCGCGCCCATGAGCTGACCTTGCCGGACCTTTCTGGCAACGGCGAGCTCGCAGCGGCTGCCACCACGGTAAAGACGTTGCTAAGGGCAATTCTCGCGCCATATGAGCACGAGCAGGGCGCGAAGATCATCATCCAAGGTTCAGATCACCCGTTAGAAGGTAAAGCTCTGACTTCGTTTGCGCTTCTGATGCATGAACTGGTTACAAATTCTGCCAAATATGGCGCACTATCCGCTCCAGATGGCGCGTTGACTGTGGATTTATCGGTGACGGGAAGCTTGCTTCATCTTCTTTGGGGGGAAAGCAATTCACCAGGCCCCTCGCAACCCTCGCTGCGAGAGGGTTTTGGCACTATGCTGGAAAAGGCCGCTCTCACGGGCCTGAATGGATCTATGACGAAGGACTGGCACGACGCCGGCCTGAGACTTTCGTTAGATGTTCCAGTCTCAGCACTCTTAAACTCCGAGTTGCGATGA
- a CDS encoding winged helix-turn-helix transcriptional regulator, producing MAEGDYNQFCPVAKACELLQPRWTLLILGEMWSGSTRFNDIHRGVPGMSPTLLSRRLKEMEAGGLIRRDTDGYHSTAMGRKLEPIVHALGQWAHENIDCEVSLRDLDSRLLMWNVRRKIDRSQFPDRRCVVQFIFPDQPAPERHYWLIVRRGCDTDLCVSDPGFAVDLFVESPLKTLTSVWMGWSPIRPALEGGEIYVSGDAALKGSIERWLVLSSFAAPTRDAAE from the coding sequence ATGGCCGAGGGCGATTACAACCAGTTTTGTCCCGTGGCGAAAGCCTGCGAGCTGTTACAGCCGCGCTGGACCCTGCTGATCCTCGGTGAGATGTGGTCGGGCTCGACACGCTTTAACGATATTCACCGAGGTGTGCCGGGCATGTCACCCACCCTGTTGTCACGCCGTCTCAAGGAGATGGAAGCCGGCGGCCTGATCCGCCGCGACACCGACGGCTATCATTCGACGGCGATGGGGCGCAAACTGGAGCCAATCGTCCATGCCTTAGGCCAATGGGCGCACGAGAATATCGATTGCGAGGTCAGCCTGCGTGATCTCGACAGCCGGCTTTTGATGTGGAACGTGCGGCGCAAGATCGACCGCAGCCAGTTTCCCGATCGGCGCTGTGTCGTGCAGTTCATCTTTCCCGACCAGCCGGCGCCCGAACGTCACTATTGGCTGATCGTGCGGCGGGGCTGCGACACCGACCTATGCGTCAGCGATCCGGGCTTTGCTGTCGACCTGTTCGTCGAAAGCCCGCTGAAAACCCTAACCAGCGTGTGGATGGGCTGGTCGCCGATCCGGCCTGCACTCGAAGGCGGCGAAATTTATGTTTCCGGCGACGCTGCGTTGAAGGGCTCGATTGAGCGCTGGCTGGTGTTGAGCAGCTTCGCCGCCCCCACGCGTGACGCGGCGGAGTGA
- a CDS encoding tautomerase family protein, with product MPLVTIDVIKDVFTPAQKADLIHEVTAAMIRVEGEAMRGVTWVKINEIASGDWAIGGQPLTTQDVQKLAATPVPA from the coding sequence ATGCCACTCGTCACCATCGACGTCATCAAGGACGTCTTCACCCCGGCGCAAAAGGCCGACCTGATCCACGAAGTCACCGCCGCCATGATCCGCGTAGAAGGTGAAGCCATGCGCGGCGTCACCTGGGTCAAGATTAACGAGATCGCCTCGGGCGACTGGGCAATCGGCGGCCAACCCCTGACAACACAGGATGTGCAAAAGCTGGCGGCCACGCCGGTTCCAGCCTGA
- a CDS encoding response regulator transcription factor: protein MIGQSITSEKFTPESGARIFSVPTSNSLRPFITAGTSPSIDEWEDYVLLIDSRALDRECLSKSLADCDSALHIITVGSLDEWQMRGMETLPSAILFMIGGRKVSDTDISAKICALAERFQTSPVIIGADGDELPQLLHALECGARGYIPSSVGIKVAAEALALARAGGVFVPASSLLAAKEAITANAAPRNDLLDGMFTPREVVVAEGLRRGKANKIIAYEMDLCESTVKVHVRNIMKKLNATNRTEVAYKMRELAR, encoded by the coding sequence ATGATTGGACAATCGATCACGAGTGAGAAATTTACACCGGAATCGGGCGCGCGCATTTTTTCCGTTCCAACATCAAACTCACTGCGTCCGTTCATCACTGCCGGCACTTCCCCAAGTATCGATGAATGGGAAGACTACGTTCTCCTCATCGATTCCCGTGCTCTGGACCGTGAGTGTCTTTCGAAGAGCCTGGCTGACTGCGACAGTGCGTTGCATATCATAACAGTGGGCTCGTTGGACGAATGGCAGATGCGCGGTATGGAGACATTACCTTCCGCGATCTTGTTCATGATCGGCGGCCGTAAGGTATCCGACACTGACATCAGCGCCAAAATCTGCGCTCTTGCGGAAAGGTTCCAGACGAGTCCCGTGATCATCGGCGCGGATGGCGATGAACTCCCTCAGCTCCTGCATGCTCTGGAATGTGGCGCTCGCGGCTATATCCCGAGCAGCGTCGGTATCAAGGTTGCGGCCGAAGCGTTGGCGCTTGCCCGCGCAGGCGGCGTCTTTGTGCCGGCAAGCAGCCTGCTTGCTGCCAAGGAGGCGATCACCGCCAATGCCGCGCCACGAAACGATTTGCTAGACGGCATGTTTACGCCACGTGAAGTAGTCGTCGCAGAGGGCCTGCGACGCGGGAAAGCAAACAAGATCATCGCGTACGAAATGGACCTTTGCGAAAGCACTGTGAAGGTACACGTTCGCAACATCATGAAAAAACTAAATGCGACGAACCGGACTGAGGTCGCCTATAAGATGCGCGAACTTGCTCGGTGA
- a CDS encoding sensor domain-containing diguanylate cyclase, with protein sequence MRFLHIRLLGPAIVGIALFIAAMATFPYYGVKRIDAEARRSQEMLVERNISLWISDVEFSLTAWTIWDEAIAKLDNSFDQEWADRNIGASLIGTSRTRSVVVLDSHDAIIYSRTDDTVKDKPFFARGPTAMVKDSSELLTAIRSREQRPAKPGIPSPLAMSRIEVMGDEAVLLSASLFQPDFGTFKPKGDRAPVLITAMPIGGTLQDFFGKRFLLNNAQIGPLPTVLPDRARAEIAVGTEGEIEVLSWLPPTPASDFLWQSLPLILTVAFVLVAGAALMIRITQTTAQMLMNRERQMRHAATHDFLTGLANRSLLEPEFSTLTKKGPLMIACLDLDGFKAVNDTCGHAMGDELLKVVAARLRAGVRPEDRIFRLGGDEFAIMMPGLSATQAAEICQKLATSLSAKMLLLGCEISVGASFGISEVSRNETSCEAALKGADAALYCAKSIARGAVILESTMEKYKSSSQALKMVAQR encoded by the coding sequence ATGCGTTTCTTACATATCCGGCTCCTCGGCCCGGCGATCGTCGGCATAGCTTTATTTATCGCCGCGATGGCCACCTTTCCCTACTATGGAGTGAAGCGGATCGACGCTGAGGCACGGCGAAGTCAGGAGATGCTCGTCGAACGGAATATCTCGTTGTGGATTTCCGACGTTGAATTTTCTCTGACAGCCTGGACCATTTGGGATGAGGCAATCGCAAAGCTGGATAATTCCTTTGACCAAGAGTGGGCTGACAGAAACATCGGGGCTTCTTTAATCGGCACATCGAGAACACGTTCAGTAGTCGTCCTCGATTCCCATGACGCGATCATCTACTCACGGACGGATGACACGGTGAAGGACAAGCCCTTTTTCGCGCGTGGTCCCACTGCAATGGTCAAGGATTCCTCCGAGCTTCTGACAGCCATCCGCTCCCGTGAGCAACGACCGGCAAAGCCGGGCATTCCATCACCGTTGGCAATGAGCCGAATTGAGGTAATGGGGGACGAGGCGGTCCTGCTTTCGGCCAGCCTGTTCCAGCCGGATTTCGGGACTTTCAAACCCAAAGGTGATCGCGCGCCCGTTCTCATAACAGCCATGCCGATCGGCGGTACCCTGCAAGATTTCTTCGGGAAACGTTTTCTCCTCAACAACGCGCAAATCGGTCCCCTTCCTACGGTCTTACCCGACCGCGCGCGTGCCGAAATCGCCGTCGGAACGGAGGGTGAAATCGAAGTTCTATCCTGGCTTCCGCCAACGCCCGCTTCGGACTTTCTTTGGCAATCGTTACCTCTGATCTTGACCGTGGCATTTGTTCTTGTCGCCGGCGCTGCGTTGATGATCCGCATCACCCAAACAACAGCTCAAATGCTGATGAACCGGGAGCGGCAGATGCGGCATGCCGCAACGCATGATTTCCTGACAGGCCTTGCCAACCGCTCGCTTCTGGAGCCGGAATTTTCGACCTTGACAAAAAAAGGGCCGTTGATGATCGCTTGCCTCGATCTCGATGGCTTTAAGGCCGTCAACGATACTTGCGGCCATGCCATGGGCGATGAGCTGTTAAAGGTCGTAGCCGCGCGGCTACGAGCAGGGGTCCGCCCGGAAGACAGGATTTTTCGTCTTGGCGGTGATGAGTTCGCCATCATGATGCCGGGCCTATCTGCAACACAGGCGGCAGAAATCTGTCAAAAGTTAGCCACTTCTCTTTCAGCCAAAATGCTTCTGTTGGGCTGCGAAATCTCCGTTGGCGCTTCGTTTGGAATCAGCGAGGTTTCGCGAAACGAAACAAGCTGTGAGGCTGCCCTTAAAGGCGCGGACGCGGCACTTTATTGCGCAAAATCGATCGCACGCGGAGCTGTGATCTTGGAGTCGACGATGGAAAAATACAAATCTTCCTCGCAGGCGCTAAAAATGGTCGCCCAGCGTTGA
- a CDS encoding methyl-accepting chemotaxis protein produces MSAFNNLKIVTKISIAFTVLILLSIAVCAINLSGLARQNAAVGITEHTYQVLSTLDRITASMVNQETGLRGYLIAGDDAFLAPQKAGQASYRQALSDVKALTADNPLQQSRLVALDGFVSDWTGKVLQKEIALMQSAGSQDQARALEASGAGKQYMDAIRAKVTEMAADERGLLEKRNADARQAAQTTAFSNYVSCALTIGLSLTALWLIYLVVVKPIKSINVAMRRLADGDRDSQIPHNERRDEVGEMAAAVEVFRENAIERVRLEGETEANRSMSERERIEREKQKAKEAADVQFAVDNLASGLSKLSEGDVSYRIHQPFAASLDGVRSDFNNSADKLQVALSNVAQNARGIDAGANEIKSAADDLAKRTEQQAAAVEQTAAALEQITTTVKNSTQRAQDAGQLVARAKAGAEQSGEVVRRAVAAMEQIETSSGEISNIIGVIDEIAFQTNLLALNAGVEAARAGDAGKGFAVVAQEVRELAQRSAHAAKEIKALINTSNGQVQQGVQLVGDTGKALQTIVAEVQEINRHVLAIVESAQEQSSGLQQINTAVNQMDQDTQKNAAMVEETTAASHSLAKEVISLNQLLGQFRLEEAIPRQATSVRTANIHDKPISSPAKALGRKIASAFSGNAAIDTKSGQWEEF; encoded by the coding sequence ATGTCCGCGTTCAACAACCTAAAAATCGTCACCAAAATTTCAATTGCGTTCACCGTGCTTATCCTGCTGAGCATCGCTGTCTGCGCTATTAATCTGAGCGGTTTGGCGCGGCAAAACGCAGCCGTAGGCATCACTGAGCATACTTACCAAGTACTGTCGACGCTGGATCGTATCACGGCATCGATGGTCAATCAGGAGACTGGCCTCAGGGGCTATCTCATCGCCGGCGACGATGCATTTCTGGCTCCTCAAAAGGCAGGTCAAGCAAGCTATCGCCAGGCTCTAAGTGACGTGAAGGCGTTGACCGCGGACAATCCGCTTCAGCAGTCCCGATTGGTCGCTCTGGACGGCTTCGTGTCCGATTGGACCGGAAAGGTTTTGCAAAAGGAAATCGCACTCATGCAGAGCGCGGGTTCGCAGGATCAGGCGCGCGCATTGGAGGCATCAGGAGCTGGCAAGCAGTACATGGACGCGATCCGTGCCAAGGTTACTGAAATGGCCGCAGACGAGCGGGGGTTGCTTGAAAAGCGGAATGCCGACGCCAGGCAAGCTGCACAAACCACCGCCTTCAGCAATTATGTCAGCTGTGCCTTGACGATCGGGCTCTCGCTTACAGCTTTGTGGCTCATCTATCTCGTCGTGGTCAAACCGATCAAGAGCATCAATGTGGCAATGCGTAGGCTCGCTGACGGGGATCGCGATAGCCAAATACCCCACAACGAGCGCCGGGACGAAGTCGGCGAAATGGCGGCAGCTGTGGAAGTGTTCCGCGAGAATGCCATCGAGCGGGTTCGCCTGGAAGGGGAAACCGAAGCCAACCGCTCGATGAGCGAGCGCGAGCGCATCGAACGAGAAAAGCAAAAGGCCAAGGAAGCCGCAGACGTGCAGTTTGCCGTCGATAACCTCGCCTCCGGTCTATCGAAACTTTCGGAGGGGGATGTTTCCTACCGTATCCACCAGCCCTTCGCGGCGTCGCTCGATGGCGTTCGCAGCGACTTCAACAACTCCGCCGACAAGCTGCAGGTGGCGTTGAGCAATGTTGCCCAGAACGCTCGCGGCATCGATGCCGGCGCCAACGAAATCAAATCAGCCGCCGACGATCTCGCCAAACGAACCGAGCAGCAGGCCGCGGCCGTAGAACAGACTGCAGCCGCACTGGAGCAGATTACCACCACCGTCAAGAACTCCACGCAGCGCGCCCAGGATGCGGGACAGCTGGTGGCGCGCGCCAAGGCCGGAGCGGAGCAATCAGGGGAGGTCGTACGCCGCGCCGTTGCGGCCATGGAGCAGATCGAGACATCCTCCGGAGAGATTTCCAACATCATCGGTGTCATTGACGAAATCGCGTTCCAGACGAATCTTTTGGCGCTAAACGCCGGTGTCGAGGCGGCACGGGCAGGTGACGCCGGAAAGGGATTTGCCGTCGTCGCGCAGGAAGTCCGCGAACTTGCTCAACGATCCGCCCATGCGGCAAAGGAAATCAAGGCACTGATTAACACCTCCAATGGTCAGGTTCAGCAGGGCGTCCAGCTGGTCGGCGATACCGGAAAGGCTCTTCAGACGATCGTGGCTGAGGTACAGGAAATCAATCGCCACGTGCTGGCGATCGTGGAATCGGCGCAAGAGCAGTCTTCCGGGCTTCAGCAGATCAACACGGCCGTCAACCAAATGGACCAGGATACACAAAAGAACGCGGCTATGGTCGAAGAGACAACAGCTGCAAGCCACAGCTTGGCAAAGGAGGTTATCTCGCTCAACCAGCTGCTGGGCCAATTCAGACTCGAGGAGGCAATTCCTCGACAGGCAACATCTGTCCGTACTGCCAATATCCACGACAAGCCGATCAGCTCTCCGGCCAAGGCACTCGGACGCAAGATCGCTTCGGCTTTTTCCGGCAATGCGGCCATCGATACTAAAAGCGGCCAATGGGAGGAATTTTGA
- a CDS encoding chemotaxis protein CheW: MDISLKSSDHLLEIIAFMLHDQQFCVRTISIREIRGWGPVTPLPHTPPEVMGVMNLRGSVIPIVDLAVKLGMPPAQTTERSAIVVTTVQSRTIGLMVDRVSDILTVSTSDLQAVPTAAGVSTPGYAEGIFVRGKDMICFLNLDGIFASSAPDEWENVA; encoded by the coding sequence ATGGACATCTCCCTCAAATCTAGTGATCACCTTCTGGAGATCATCGCGTTCATGCTGCATGATCAGCAGTTCTGCGTACGCACCATCTCCATACGAGAAATTCGCGGTTGGGGCCCCGTGACACCGTTGCCCCACACTCCGCCAGAAGTCATGGGCGTGATGAATCTGCGCGGTTCGGTCATCCCGATCGTGGACCTTGCTGTCAAGCTGGGAATGCCGCCGGCGCAGACGACCGAGCGCAGTGCCATTGTCGTCACCACTGTCCAGAGCAGGACCATCGGCCTCATGGTTGATCGGGTCTCCGATATCTTGACAGTATCGACATCCGACCTCCAAGCTGTGCCGACGGCAGCTGGAGTTTCGACACCCGGCTATGCTGAGGGTATTTTCGTGCGAGGCAAAGACATGATTTGCTTCCTCAACCTCGACGGGATCTTTGCGTCGAGCGCGCCAGACGAGTGGGAGAATGTCGCCTAG
- a CDS encoding ArsR/SmtB family transcription factor — MREVNVGELCEICGLSQSAISQHLARLREQGVVKTRRVHQMIFYRLASQDAERLLVALGEIHGGGGGAPVDRHSGGF, encoded by the coding sequence ATGCGAGAAGTTAACGTCGGGGAGCTTTGCGAGATTTGCGGCCTCAGTCAGTCGGCTATATCGCAACACTTGGCGCGGCTCCGAGAGCAGGGCGTCGTGAAGACGCGCAGGGTGCATCAGATGATCTTTTATCGGCTTGCCTCACAGGATGCCGAGAGGCTGCTTGTGGCATTAGGGGAGATCCATGGTGGCGGAGGAGGAGCTCCCGTTGATCGCCATTCCGGGGGATTTTGA
- a CDS encoding methyl-accepting chemotaxis protein — protein MIADAKLNITYLNNATRELLKQAEGDLKKELPRFEVDKLVGSNIDIFHKNPSHQRGMLSKLTTQHRATISVGRHSFDLIVTPLKHGQAVTGFVVEWADARARLQNLDYQAQMEAISRVQAIIAFTPDGEVLSANQNFLEALDYRLDEIKGQHHRMFVDPNYAASQEYQDFWTQLRAGKVQAAEFVRLGKRGKRVVINASYNPIPDEKGRIVKVVKFATLVTERVHAVDTIGDALTRMAAGDLSFELTNPFAPDFELLRSNLNAALAQLNGTLSGVSQSSDLLESNSREISHSANDLSRRTEQQAASLEETAAALDEITVNVTNASRRAEEARSATQTADESAARSGRIVAEAVEAMAGIERSSSQVSNIIAVIDEIAFQTNLLALNAGVEAARAGEAGKGFAVVAQEVRELAQRSAQAAKEIKELIRNSSEEVARGVKLVSETGSALKIIQQQIVSINDHMQAIASSAKEQATGLAEVNTAVNQMDQTTQQNAAMVEESTAASATLAKETAKLREMVAQFHLRDSSRSPVLAAAAPTTSWREDPAPERQTRIRRRANVGNAALQPQGWEDF, from the coding sequence ATGATCGCCGACGCCAAGCTCAACATCACGTATCTGAATAATGCCACGCGCGAGCTGCTGAAGCAGGCCGAGGGCGATCTCAAGAAAGAGCTGCCGAGATTCGAAGTCGACAAGCTTGTCGGATCCAACATCGATATCTTCCATAAGAACCCATCCCATCAGCGCGGCATGCTGTCAAAACTCACCACTCAGCATCGCGCCACTATCTCCGTGGGACGCCACAGCTTTGATCTTATCGTGACGCCGCTAAAACATGGACAGGCTGTTACCGGATTTGTGGTCGAATGGGCTGACGCAAGGGCGCGACTGCAAAATCTCGATTATCAGGCCCAGATGGAGGCAATCAGTCGCGTGCAGGCGATCATTGCGTTCACGCCTGATGGCGAAGTCTTGTCCGCCAACCAGAACTTCCTCGAAGCTCTTGATTACCGTCTTGACGAGATCAAGGGTCAGCATCATCGCATGTTCGTCGATCCCAACTATGCGGCGTCGCAGGAGTACCAAGATTTCTGGACCCAATTGCGCGCCGGCAAGGTGCAAGCGGCTGAATTCGTGCGTTTAGGCAAGCGCGGAAAGCGAGTGGTGATCAATGCCTCCTATAATCCAATTCCAGATGAGAAAGGTCGGATAGTCAAAGTCGTCAAATTCGCAACCCTGGTGACGGAACGTGTCCATGCGGTCGACACCATCGGCGATGCCTTGACCAGAATGGCGGCGGGGGATCTTTCATTTGAGCTGACGAATCCGTTTGCGCCCGATTTCGAGCTGTTGCGGAGTAACCTCAATGCCGCGCTTGCACAGCTGAACGGCACCTTGAGTGGCGTTTCGCAATCGAGCGATCTGCTTGAAAGCAATTCTCGCGAAATCAGTCACAGCGCCAATGATCTATCGCGGCGCACGGAACAGCAGGCTGCTTCGCTCGAGGAAACCGCCGCCGCGCTCGATGAAATCACTGTCAACGTCACCAATGCGTCGCGCCGTGCCGAGGAGGCGCGGTCGGCAACTCAGACTGCCGACGAGAGCGCAGCCCGGTCCGGCAGGATCGTTGCCGAAGCGGTCGAGGCCATGGCCGGAATCGAGCGCTCTTCGAGCCAGGTCTCGAATATTATCGCAGTGATCGACGAGATCGCGTTTCAGACCAATCTGCTGGCGTTGAACGCTGGCGTTGAGGCGGCGCGCGCAGGTGAAGCGGGCAAAGGCTTCGCAGTCGTGGCGCAGGAGGTCCGCGAGCTGGCCCAGCGTTCGGCGCAGGCGGCAAAGGAAATCAAGGAACTCATCCGCAACTCGTCGGAAGAAGTTGCAAGGGGTGTGAAACTCGTCAGCGAAACCGGCTCCGCGCTCAAGATTATCCAGCAGCAGATCGTGTCGATCAACGACCATATGCAGGCAATCGCCAGTTCGGCCAAGGAGCAGGCGACGGGTCTTGCGGAAGTAAATACCGCGGTCAACCAAATGGACCAGACCACGCAACAAAACGCTGCCATGGTCGAGGAATCGACCGCCGCCAGCGCGACGCTCGCCAAGGAGACGGCGAAGCTGCGGGAAATGGTGGCGCAGTTTCACTTGCGAGACAGCTCCCGATCACCCGTGCTGGCTGCGGCCGCTCCGACCACATCATGGCGTGAAGATCCCGCGCCTGAGCGCCAAACGCGAATTCGCCGGCGCGCGAATGTCGGTAATGCTGCC